The following coding sequences are from one Arthrobacter sp. 24S4-2 window:
- a CDS encoding cupin domain-containing protein, protein MDHASTDKVSSPTAFIRGEGQGERRWFFGGGVHVWKAKAEETGGAFMLFEDRMSGGKMTPLHTHPDSDESMFILEGEILMHIDGTEQRVGQGGLVVAPRGVPHAFMVTSPQARMLCLHTPGCCQAFYWDASVSLDPDTEDGPADNAGAVDFAGVVDFAGVVDFGKVQESARLNGGIEILGPPPFSTP, encoded by the coding sequence ATGGACCACGCCAGTACGGACAAAGTCAGCAGCCCAACAGCCTTCATCCGCGGAGAGGGCCAAGGGGAACGGCGCTGGTTCTTCGGCGGCGGCGTGCATGTCTGGAAGGCCAAAGCCGAGGAGACGGGCGGGGCCTTCATGCTGTTCGAAGACCGGATGTCCGGCGGGAAGATGACGCCGCTGCACACCCACCCGGATTCGGATGAGAGCATGTTCATCCTTGAGGGCGAGATCCTGATGCACATCGACGGCACGGAACAGCGGGTGGGCCAAGGCGGGCTTGTGGTTGCACCCCGCGGCGTCCCCCATGCCTTCATGGTGACTTCACCACAGGCACGGATGCTCTGCCTGCACACTCCGGGGTGCTGCCAGGCCTTTTACTGGGATGCGAGCGTCTCCCTGGACCCGGACACCGAGGACGGTCCTGCGGATAATGCCGGTGCTGTGGATTTTGCCGGAGTTGTGGATTTTGCCGGAGTTGTGGATTTCGGCAAAGTCCAGGAGTCCGCGCGCCTGAATGGC
- a CDS encoding triose-phosphate isomerase family protein, producing the protein MSLPASTAPNSTVPKPKAIIGVSLKMYFGYERTLEYCREVATIAFAHPAVQRGDIELFVLPTLPVLPEAARILGTAGAATGAQDIFWEDEGAFTGEVGGKTVAEIGGRYAEVGHAERRRIFGEDDRIIGLKTAAAYRNGLTPVLCVGELQQGSVEEAIARCTAEIDAALNRAQSLGPAGRTIVAYEPQWAIGAPEPAAPRYISAVITGLDAHLRTLPGQADSRVIYGGSAGPGLITQLDAAVAGLFLGRFAHDPKELKTILDETAARPAAKKVAA; encoded by the coding sequence GTGTCACTTCCTGCTAGCACAGCACCAAATAGCACAGTACCAAAACCGAAGGCCATCATCGGCGTCAGCCTGAAGATGTACTTCGGCTACGAACGCACGCTCGAATACTGCCGCGAAGTGGCCACCATCGCGTTCGCCCACCCGGCGGTCCAGAGAGGCGACATCGAACTGTTCGTGCTGCCCACCCTGCCGGTACTGCCCGAAGCGGCCCGCATCCTGGGCACGGCGGGAGCCGCCACCGGAGCCCAGGACATCTTCTGGGAAGACGAAGGCGCGTTCACCGGCGAGGTGGGCGGCAAGACCGTGGCCGAAATCGGCGGCCGCTACGCCGAAGTGGGCCATGCCGAACGCCGCCGGATCTTCGGCGAGGACGACAGGATCATCGGGCTCAAGACGGCCGCCGCCTACCGCAACGGCCTCACCCCCGTCCTGTGCGTCGGCGAACTGCAGCAGGGATCCGTCGAGGAAGCCATCGCCCGGTGCACGGCCGAGATCGACGCCGCCCTCAACCGCGCCCAGTCCCTGGGACCGGCCGGCCGCACCATCGTGGCGTACGAGCCGCAGTGGGCCATCGGCGCACCCGAACCCGCCGCCCCGCGGTACATCAGCGCCGTCATCACCGGCCTGGACGCGCACCTGCGCACCCTGCCCGGCCAGGCGGACAGCCGGGTGATCTACGGCGGCAGCGCCGGCCCGGGCCTGATCACCCAACTGGACGCCGCCGTCGCCGGCCTCTTCCTGGGCCGGTTCGCCCACGACCCGAAGGAGCTGAAGACCATCCTGGACGAAACCGCCGCACGGCCTGCCGCGAAGAAGGTGGCCGCATGA
- a CDS encoding dihydroxyacetone kinase family protein, whose product MTRLFNEPAAFADEMIEGFVASHGRWVKRVAGGVVRNTKSTPDTVALVIGGGSGHYPAFAGLVGQGLAHGAAMGNLFASPSAQQVYNVAKAANNGAGVLLGYGNYAGDVLHFNQAQDRLRKEGIDCRSIAVTDDVSSAPLAERAKRRGIAGDLTVFKVAAAAAEAGHAMDRIMEIAERANNRTRSFGVAFTGCTLPGADHPLFSVPAGRMAVGMGIHGEPGIGETDIPTADELAELLVARLLTEIPDGVTDEAADGTPRRVVPILNGLGSVKYEELFVVYRRVAQLLAEAGLEAVDPQVGELVTSFDMAGTSLTLFWLDDELESLWNAPADAPAFRRGAVTAAALDAGAGGTDNNELADVELPIPDATAESRAGAVRVLAALGAAKDVVVANADELGRIDAIAGDGDHGIGMERGVRAAVDAARAAVARGAGAATTLHFAADAWADKAGGTSGALWGMALRAVGDAVGDTKAPDAGAVAAGVAGAAAAIMDFGKAKQGDKTLVDVLVPFRDALAAGVNAGQPLTEAWGAAATVAQQAAEDTAQLLPLMGRARPHAGKSLGTPDAGAVSMALIARAIHNTLSENTSAENNTVKENA is encoded by the coding sequence ATGACCCGCCTGTTCAATGAACCAGCAGCCTTCGCTGACGAGATGATCGAAGGCTTTGTCGCCTCCCACGGCCGCTGGGTAAAGCGCGTCGCCGGCGGCGTTGTCCGCAACACCAAGAGCACCCCGGACACGGTGGCGCTGGTGATCGGCGGGGGCTCCGGCCACTACCCGGCATTCGCCGGCCTGGTGGGGCAGGGCCTGGCGCACGGCGCCGCGATGGGCAACCTCTTCGCTTCCCCCTCGGCCCAGCAGGTCTACAACGTGGCCAAGGCCGCCAACAACGGCGCGGGCGTACTGCTGGGCTATGGCAACTACGCCGGCGACGTCCTTCACTTCAACCAGGCCCAGGACCGCCTCCGCAAGGAAGGCATTGACTGCCGCAGCATCGCCGTCACCGACGACGTCTCGTCCGCCCCGCTGGCCGAACGCGCCAAGCGGCGCGGCATCGCCGGCGACCTCACCGTCTTCAAAGTGGCCGCAGCAGCCGCCGAAGCCGGGCACGCCATGGACCGGATCATGGAAATCGCCGAGCGCGCCAACAACCGCACCCGGTCTTTCGGCGTCGCGTTCACCGGCTGCACCCTGCCGGGCGCCGACCACCCCCTGTTCTCCGTCCCCGCAGGCCGGATGGCCGTCGGCATGGGCATTCACGGCGAACCCGGCATCGGCGAAACGGACATTCCGACGGCGGACGAACTCGCCGAGCTGCTCGTCGCCAGGCTCCTCACCGAAATCCCCGACGGCGTCACCGACGAGGCCGCGGATGGCACCCCACGCCGCGTGGTCCCCATCCTCAACGGCCTGGGCAGCGTCAAGTACGAAGAGCTGTTCGTGGTCTACCGACGCGTCGCCCAGCTCCTGGCCGAAGCCGGCCTCGAAGCCGTGGACCCGCAGGTGGGCGAACTCGTGACCAGCTTCGACATGGCCGGCACCTCCCTTACTCTTTTCTGGCTCGACGACGAACTCGAGTCACTCTGGAACGCACCCGCCGACGCCCCGGCCTTCCGCCGCGGAGCAGTCACCGCGGCGGCCCTGGACGCCGGTGCCGGAGGTACGGACAACAACGAGCTGGCCGACGTCGAACTTCCCATCCCTGACGCCACTGCGGAGTCCCGCGCCGGCGCCGTCCGGGTCCTGGCAGCGCTCGGCGCCGCGAAGGACGTGGTGGTCGCCAACGCCGATGAACTGGGCAGGATCGACGCGATCGCCGGCGACGGCGACCACGGCATCGGCATGGAACGCGGCGTCCGCGCCGCCGTCGACGCGGCCCGTGCCGCCGTCGCCCGCGGCGCCGGGGCCGCCACCACTCTGCATTTCGCCGCTGACGCCTGGGCCGACAAGGCCGGTGGCACGTCCGGCGCGCTCTGGGGCATGGCCCTGCGGGCCGTTGGTGACGCCGTGGGCGATACCAAAGCGCCCGACGCCGGAGCTGTCGCCGCCGGAGTCGCCGGCGCCGCGGCCGCGATCATGGACTTCGGCAAGGCCAAGCAGGGGGACAAGACCCTGGTGGACGTCCTCGTCCCGTTCCGCGACGCACTCGCAGCCGGCGTGAACGCGGGGCAGCCCCTCACCGAGGCCTGGGGCGCCGCCGCCACCGTCGCCCAGCAGGCCGCCGAAGACACCGCCCAGCTGCTCCCCCTTATGGGCCGTGCCCGCCCGCACGCCGGGAAGAGCCTCGGCACCCCCGACGCGGGAGCGGTATCCATGGCACTGATCGCCCGGGCAATCCACAACACCCTCAGCGAGAACACTTCCGCCGAGAACAACACAGTCAAGGAGAACGCATGA
- a CDS encoding FadR/GntR family transcriptional regulator, whose protein sequence is MSANSAASTAKISAALGSMGQGSVVSEVAERLMAYFTSGDIAAGTRLPAERQLAASLGVGRSAVREALAALEILGIVIVRPGSGTYLRDGVSELLPRTLSWGLMLGEPRTRELVELRSGLEVQAVQLAAARITDEALDRMRANLDAMEKNLDNLAAFVEADAAFHKEIATSSGNQVLQELLQSIRSLLRIWVDRALTDEGHAAAALAEHRTIFEALESHDAAAVTNAMASHMNTASRRLLAGYDAAQ, encoded by the coding sequence GTGTCCGCTAACTCCGCCGCCTCGACGGCCAAAATCAGTGCCGCCCTCGGTTCCATGGGGCAGGGTTCCGTCGTGTCCGAGGTGGCCGAGAGGCTGATGGCCTACTTCACCAGCGGCGACATCGCCGCCGGAACCCGTCTCCCTGCCGAGCGCCAGCTGGCTGCCTCGCTCGGGGTGGGGCGCTCGGCGGTGCGCGAAGCACTCGCCGCCCTGGAAATCCTCGGCATCGTTATCGTCCGCCCGGGATCCGGGACGTATCTGCGCGACGGCGTCTCCGAACTCCTGCCGCGGACGCTCAGCTGGGGGCTCATGCTGGGGGAGCCAAGGACGCGCGAGCTCGTTGAGCTGCGGAGCGGCCTGGAGGTTCAGGCCGTGCAGCTTGCTGCGGCCAGGATTACGGACGAGGCCCTGGACCGGATGCGCGCCAACCTCGACGCTATGGAGAAGAACCTGGACAACCTGGCAGCCTTCGTCGAAGCCGACGCCGCCTTCCACAAGGAGATCGCCACCAGCTCCGGAAACCAGGTGCTGCAGGAGCTTCTGCAGAGCATCCGCTCCCTACTGCGGATCTGGGTTGACCGCGCGCTGACGGACGAAGGCCATGCCGCCGCAGCGCTCGCGGAACACCGAACCATTTTCGAGGCCCTGGAGTCGCACGACGCCGCGGCTGTCACGAACGCCATGGCCTCACACATGAACACCGCCTCGCGCCGGCTGCTGGCCGGGTACGACGCCGCGCAGTAA
- a CDS encoding DUF3472 domain-containing protein: MAMNTRMRGGLALLTAAALVSGTTAASADLGSSDGNSSGSVAAAFNNVGITDASTLAKGQLDAARSSFSAAGLTAAGYPPGGTVTAAGIDFTMPDTAPGEPDNIAPNAEPSRIKLRGQGNAVAFLATTTSGSRPFNVTVTYKDKSTLQTFALTNTWTTATPDPLELVHDAFRISGRNTPAGADVDTSKQYGMFVSGINIDPAKEVKEIAVSGNGLAHIFDARIVTVPTLFKVDSRGGRTPQPNSCDPLVSGQGICDAQAAGIFEKADPSAHLRYTTQNGVLPADANAFYNEVTPLSSAPASYFMTNGFNAGYFGIQELEDRSKIAIFSIFGPQKGQVPDGRLTSKVLYAIPGGNLVIHGEYAGGPSIRIPFHWELGKNYATMITEQTDTSDGHAKIVTAWINLKPTDEAPEWTRLMTVRTERPAAQTNLSGLYSFIEDFKRDNLFTAGRARTASYGNAYTFSPAKDSWVPLNKVSFTGQMSRLFTIQNDAFPTAGQPCKVTETVTGSSIPFREARSNVNSIWNTASKSCRNPGSAAPIAAAKRDAPLYVQETFASITATVSGTALAVTGSPYANDEPLHVSVDGTSVATTATAGEDGKLASTAITLAAPLSAGTHTVTVTGKSSGLSGTATVTVP, translated from the coding sequence ATGGCAATGAACACGCGAATGCGCGGAGGGCTGGCCCTGCTGACCGCCGCGGCCCTGGTCAGCGGAACAACGGCGGCGTCCGCAGACCTCGGGAGCTCGGATGGAAACTCAAGCGGTTCCGTGGCCGCGGCCTTCAACAACGTGGGCATCACAGACGCATCTACCCTTGCCAAGGGCCAACTGGACGCCGCGCGGAGTTCCTTCAGCGCCGCCGGACTGACTGCCGCCGGCTACCCGCCCGGCGGCACCGTAACCGCCGCCGGCATCGACTTCACCATGCCGGACACCGCACCCGGAGAACCGGACAACATCGCACCCAACGCGGAACCCAGCAGGATCAAGCTCCGCGGCCAGGGCAACGCCGTCGCGTTCCTCGCCACCACCACCAGCGGCAGCCGTCCCTTTAACGTCACGGTGACGTACAAGGACAAGAGCACGCTCCAGACCTTCGCGCTGACCAACACCTGGACTACGGCCACACCAGATCCGCTGGAGCTTGTCCACGATGCTTTCCGTATTTCCGGCCGCAACACCCCTGCCGGCGCAGACGTGGACACGTCCAAGCAGTACGGCATGTTTGTCAGCGGCATAAACATCGATCCCGCCAAGGAAGTCAAGGAAATCGCCGTTAGCGGCAACGGCCTGGCGCATATCTTCGATGCCCGGATCGTCACCGTGCCTACCCTGTTCAAGGTTGACTCCCGTGGCGGACGCACCCCGCAACCCAACAGCTGCGACCCCCTGGTGTCGGGACAGGGAATCTGTGACGCCCAGGCCGCGGGGATCTTTGAGAAGGCTGATCCCTCGGCCCACCTGAGGTACACCACACAAAACGGCGTGCTCCCGGCGGATGCCAACGCCTTCTACAACGAGGTCACGCCGCTCAGCAGTGCTCCCGCGAGCTATTTTATGACCAACGGTTTCAACGCCGGCTACTTCGGTATCCAGGAGCTGGAGGACCGTTCGAAGATCGCCATCTTCTCCATCTTCGGTCCACAAAAGGGACAGGTGCCGGATGGCAGACTCACCTCAAAGGTTCTTTACGCTATCCCCGGTGGCAATCTGGTGATCCACGGCGAGTATGCCGGTGGCCCCAGCATCCGCATTCCGTTCCACTGGGAGCTCGGCAAGAACTACGCCACCATGATCACCGAGCAGACGGATACCTCGGACGGCCACGCCAAGATCGTCACCGCCTGGATCAACCTGAAGCCCACCGACGAGGCGCCGGAGTGGACCCGCCTGATGACCGTCCGCACCGAACGCCCCGCGGCGCAGACCAACCTCAGCGGCCTGTACTCCTTCATCGAGGACTTCAAGCGGGACAACCTGTTTACCGCCGGACGCGCCCGCACGGCGTCCTACGGCAACGCGTACACGTTCTCCCCCGCCAAGGATTCCTGGGTTCCGCTAAACAAAGTCTCCTTCACTGGCCAGATGTCCAGGCTCTTCACCATCCAGAATGATGCCTTCCCCACCGCAGGCCAGCCCTGCAAGGTGACGGAAACCGTCACCGGAAGCAGCATCCCGTTCCGGGAGGCCCGCTCCAACGTGAACTCCATCTGGAATACGGCGTCCAAATCCTGCCGGAATCCGGGTAGCGCGGCGCCCATCGCCGCCGCGAAAAGAGATGCCCCGCTGTACGTCCAGGAGACCTTCGCCAGCATCACGGCAACGGTCAGCGGCACCGCCCTGGCCGTCACCGGGTCCCCCTATGCCAACGACGAACCCCTGCACGTCAGCGTCGACGGCACGTCGGTGGCCACCACCGCAACGGCCGGCGAGGACGGAAAGCTGGCCAGCACGGCCATCACACTAGCTGCACCACTGTCCGCCGGCACCCACACGGTAACCGTGACGGGCAAAAGCAGCGGACTGAGCGGTACTGCCACGGTCACTGTTCCGTAG
- a CDS encoding MFS transporter, producing MDTTQSVVEKSAIRKVAIRLVPFVALMFFINYLDRTAISFAGPNGMNTDLALSAAQFGFASGVFFIGYILLEIPSNLALHKFGARRWLARIMVSWGIVSLLFTWVGSVEHLYILRFILGVAEAGFFPGAILFLSLWVPSRHRSKILALFYLAQPLTTVIGAPLAGLLIQQHGLFGLSGWRVMFLGVALPAIIIGIIAWFYLADSPAKAKWLTADEKIWLTGALEKEKSETAAGNRHVSVRTVFGNGRVWMLSAIYFGFIYGLYALGFFLPTIIAGFEGLYGTKFDVLQKGLITAIPYLPAAFALYFWSKDATKRGVRTWHIALPALIGGVSIPLALFAGSPAATIAVITITAMSIFAALPNFWTVPTQFLTGAAAAAGIALINTVGNLAGFSAGYITGWLKDWTGGYTVPMFVVGGFMLLSSVLMVVLSRSGKVSEGVPAEALDPAGAGHHAEP from the coding sequence GTGGACACCACACAATCGGTGGTCGAAAAATCAGCAATCAGGAAAGTGGCGATCCGGCTGGTGCCGTTCGTTGCCCTGATGTTCTTCATCAACTACCTGGACCGGACGGCCATTTCGTTCGCCGGCCCCAACGGCATGAACACGGACCTTGCCCTCTCCGCGGCCCAGTTCGGCTTCGCGTCCGGCGTTTTCTTCATCGGCTACATCCTGCTCGAGATACCCAGCAACCTGGCACTGCACAAGTTCGGCGCCCGCCGCTGGCTGGCCCGGATCATGGTCAGCTGGGGCATCGTGTCCCTGCTGTTCACCTGGGTGGGCAGCGTGGAGCACCTGTACATCCTCCGCTTTATCCTGGGCGTCGCCGAGGCCGGCTTCTTCCCCGGCGCCATCCTCTTCCTCAGCCTCTGGGTTCCGTCCCGGCACCGCAGCAAGATCCTGGCCCTTTTCTACTTGGCACAGCCGCTGACCACCGTTATCGGGGCCCCGCTGGCCGGCCTCCTCATCCAGCAGCACGGCCTCTTCGGCCTCTCGGGCTGGCGTGTCATGTTCCTCGGCGTAGCCCTGCCGGCCATCATCATCGGCATCATCGCCTGGTTCTACCTCGCCGATTCCCCCGCCAAGGCCAAATGGCTCACGGCTGACGAAAAGATCTGGCTGACCGGCGCACTGGAGAAGGAAAAGTCGGAAACGGCCGCCGGCAACAGGCACGTCAGCGTCCGCACCGTCTTCGGCAACGGCAGGGTCTGGATGCTGTCCGCGATCTACTTCGGCTTCATCTACGGCCTCTACGCACTCGGCTTCTTCCTCCCGACCATCATCGCCGGCTTCGAAGGCCTCTACGGCACCAAGTTCGATGTACTCCAGAAGGGCCTCATCACGGCCATCCCGTACCTGCCGGCCGCCTTCGCCCTGTACTTCTGGTCCAAGGACGCCACCAAGCGCGGCGTCAGGACCTGGCACATCGCCCTTCCTGCCCTCATCGGCGGCGTCAGCATCCCGCTGGCACTGTTCGCCGGTTCACCGGCCGCAACGATCGCCGTCATCACCATCACGGCCATGTCCATCTTCGCCGCACTGCCCAACTTCTGGACCGTGCCCACGCAATTCCTCACCGGCGCAGCAGCCGCAGCCGGCATCGCCCTGATCAATACGGTAGGCAACCTGGCCGGCTTCAGCGCCGGGTACATCACGGGCTGGCTCAAGGACTGGACCGGCGGCTACACAGTGCCGATGTTCGTCGTCGGCGGTTTCATGCTCCTGTCCTCCGTCCTCATGGTGGTGCTGAGCCGTTCCGGCAAGGTCAGCGAAGGCGTCCCGGCCGAGGCCCTGGACCCCGCCGGAGCCGGACACCACGCAGAGCCGTAA
- a CDS encoding phosphogluconate dehydrogenase C-terminal domain-containing protein, with the protein MSAEQLTVAVIGAGGKMGMRVSRNLQKSAHTVFYSENSPAGQDRVRAEGREITSTDDAVKGADVVILAVPDTVLGIVSEGVVPQMKAGAILLTLDPAAAYAGLLAKRDDVVQAVAHPCHPSVFLERTTKEEWTDTFGGEGAPQNVVAAIDEDAPAATRDSAETVIRTIYAPVIDVHWVTVKQLAILEPTLVETVACMIGTLLNEALHETVHTAGVPEEAAKAMLFGHVQIALTNALRGSNPFSEACEIAIQYGKDTIIKDDWKKIFDDSELDGVIAKMLKLDAVKR; encoded by the coding sequence ATGTCAGCAGAACAATTGACCGTCGCCGTCATCGGAGCCGGTGGCAAAATGGGGATGCGCGTTTCCCGGAACCTCCAGAAGAGCGCCCACACCGTCTTCTACAGCGAGAACTCCCCCGCAGGCCAGGACCGCGTCCGCGCCGAAGGCCGTGAGATCACCTCCACGGACGACGCCGTCAAGGGTGCCGACGTGGTGATCCTCGCCGTGCCGGACACCGTACTGGGCATCGTGTCCGAAGGCGTGGTCCCCCAGATGAAGGCAGGCGCGATCCTGCTCACCCTGGACCCGGCCGCCGCCTACGCCGGGCTGCTGGCCAAGCGCGACGACGTGGTCCAGGCTGTTGCGCACCCGTGCCACCCGTCCGTGTTCCTGGAGCGCACCACCAAGGAAGAATGGACCGACACTTTCGGCGGCGAAGGCGCCCCGCAGAACGTGGTCGCCGCGATCGACGAGGACGCACCTGCAGCGACCCGCGATTCGGCCGAGACCGTCATCCGCACCATCTACGCCCCGGTCATCGACGTGCACTGGGTCACAGTGAAGCAGCTTGCCATCCTGGAACCCACCCTGGTGGAGACCGTGGCCTGCATGATCGGCACCCTGCTCAACGAGGCGCTGCACGAGACCGTGCACACCGCGGGCGTTCCGGAGGAAGCTGCCAAGGCCATGCTGTTCGGCCACGTGCAGATCGCGCTGACCAACGCCCTGCGCGGCTCCAACCCGTTCTCCGAGGCCTGCGAAATCGCCATCCAGTACGGCAAGGACACCATCATCAAGGACGACTGGAAGAAGATCTTCGACGACTCCGAACTGGACGGCGTCATCGCCAAGATGCTGAAGCTGGACGCCGTCAAGCGCTAG
- a CDS encoding ribose-5-phosphate isomerase has product MSAKLRLVIGADDAGFEYKEALKADLEASELVESVTDVGVDATSHTPYPSVAIAAAELIAAGRADRALLVCGTGLGVAIAANKVPGVRAVTAHDSFSVERSVLSNNAQVLTFGQRVVGLELARRLAREWLTYTFDETSASAEKVTLIKDYEGVTSC; this is encoded by the coding sequence ATGAGCGCCAAACTGCGCCTGGTCATCGGAGCCGACGACGCCGGCTTCGAATACAAGGAAGCCCTGAAGGCGGACCTGGAGGCCTCCGAGCTGGTCGAATCCGTCACCGACGTCGGGGTGGATGCCACCAGCCACACCCCGTACCCGTCCGTGGCCATCGCCGCCGCCGAACTCATCGCCGCCGGCAGGGCCGACCGCGCCCTGCTGGTCTGCGGCACCGGCCTCGGCGTGGCCATCGCCGCGAACAAGGTCCCCGGCGTCCGCGCCGTCACCGCGCACGACAGCTTCTCGGTGGAACGTTCGGTCCTGAGCAACAACGCGCAGGTCCTGACGTTCGGCCAGCGCGTCGTGGGCCTGGAACTGGCTCGCCGGCTCGCCCGCGAATGGCTCACGTACACCTTTGACGAGACTTCCGCCTCGGCCGAAAAGGTCACCCTGATTAAGGACTATGAAGGTGTCACTTCCTGCTAG
- a CDS encoding sugar phosphate isomerase/epimerase produces the protein MSRIGPGSKIGLSSYAFFWQLSDKVSEPLSIHQALERTAALGVELFQICDYAPLEAMTDTELEAVRATADRLGVSLELGTKGIRPEHLRKFLHIAGILGSPLLRTMFNVPGHTPTAEEGVAIFKEVLPEFEAAGVKIAVETYEQVPTSRILDVIRGVDSPSLGICSDPANTVAALEMPREVIDAVAPYVLNMHIKDFAFSRKEGWVGFTYSGAPLGEGLLDYDYMAGKFQPKERNINQIVEHWLPWQDSEAETIRLENQWTQQSIDFLRSK, from the coding sequence ATGAGCCGCATCGGCCCGGGCTCAAAAATTGGATTGAGCAGCTACGCCTTCTTCTGGCAGCTTTCGGACAAGGTGTCGGAACCGCTCAGCATCCACCAGGCCCTGGAACGTACCGCGGCACTGGGCGTGGAACTCTTCCAGATCTGCGACTACGCCCCGCTGGAAGCCATGACCGACACGGAACTGGAAGCCGTGCGGGCCACCGCGGACCGCCTTGGCGTCTCGCTCGAGCTCGGCACCAAGGGCATCCGCCCGGAGCACCTGCGGAAATTCCTGCACATCGCCGGGATCCTGGGCTCGCCCCTGCTGCGGACCATGTTCAACGTCCCGGGCCACACCCCGACGGCGGAGGAAGGGGTGGCGATCTTCAAGGAAGTCCTGCCGGAGTTCGAGGCCGCCGGGGTGAAGATCGCGGTGGAAACCTACGAACAGGTACCCACGTCCCGGATCCTGGACGTCATCCGCGGAGTGGACAGTCCATCCCTCGGTATCTGCAGCGACCCGGCCAACACGGTCGCGGCGCTGGAGATGCCCCGTGAGGTGATCGACGCCGTCGCGCCTTACGTCCTGAACATGCACATCAAAGACTTTGCGTTCAGCCGCAAGGAGGGGTGGGTCGGGTTCACGTACTCCGGCGCCCCCCTCGGCGAAGGCCTTCTCGACTATGACTACATGGCCGGGAAGTTTCAGCCCAAAGAAAGAAACATCAACCAGATCGTCGAACACTGGCTGCCGTGGCAGGACTCCGAGGCGGAAACCATCCGCCTCGAAAACCAGTGGACCCAGCAAAGCATCGATTTCCTAAGGAGCAAGTGA
- a CDS encoding TetR/AcrR family transcriptional regulator — MSTPYQTVGRTGQKQRTFQALVAAARDAVAAGHSPTVDEAAAAAGVARSTAYRYFPGQRELLAAAHPETARASLLPPDAPEDPAARLDAVVLEFTQLIVRTEAQQRTMLRLSLEEAKEVPEEAGNAPLPLRQGRAIAWIEEALLPLRSSWSQADVRALALAVRSAIGIEALVWLTDIGGLPREQAVASMRWSAQALLSQAVASGPPTAAA, encoded by the coding sequence ATGTCAACCCCCTATCAGACGGTCGGGCGCACGGGCCAGAAGCAGCGGACGTTCCAGGCCCTGGTGGCTGCTGCGCGCGACGCCGTGGCTGCCGGGCACAGTCCCACGGTGGACGAAGCCGCGGCGGCCGCGGGAGTTGCCCGCAGCACCGCCTACCGCTATTTCCCGGGCCAGCGCGAGCTGCTGGCGGCAGCCCATCCGGAGACCGCGCGGGCCTCCCTCCTTCCCCCGGACGCCCCGGAGGATCCCGCCGCCCGGCTGGACGCCGTCGTGCTCGAGTTCACGCAGCTGATCGTCCGGACCGAAGCGCAACAGCGCACCATGCTCCGGCTCTCCCTCGAAGAGGCCAAGGAGGTACCTGAAGAGGCCGGGAACGCGCCGCTGCCGCTGCGGCAAGGGAGGGCCATTGCCTGGATCGAGGAGGCCCTCCTCCCGCTGCGCAGCAGTTGGTCTCAGGCGGACGTGCGGGCGCTGGCGCTGGCCGTCCGCAGCGCGATCGGCATCGAGGCCCTTGTATGGCTCACCGACATCGGCGGACTCCCGCGCGAGCAGGCCGTCGCGTCCATGCGATGGTCCGCGCAGGCCCTGCTCAGCCAGGCGGTGGCATCGGGACCTCCGACTGCAGCGGCCTGA